A single region of the Limimonas halophila genome encodes:
- the dapB gene encoding 4-hydroxy-tetrahydrodipicolinate reductase yields MTSYRIGVAGCRGRMGRMIAQAVAEHPEVALAGGTEQAGSEAVGADLGELLGMGRLNAPITDDPPTLFANADAVIDFTLPELTARHAGLAAQAETVLVIGTTGLDAEQQAAIERAARHTRIVQAPNMSLGVNLLLDLVKQVAQALDPAFDIEITEMHHRHKKDAPSGTALALGRAAAAGRGVDLDDVADRGRDGLTGPRREGDIGFAALRGGEVAGEHTVCFAGANERIELTHKADSRGIFAQGAITAAQWARRQDPGLYAMKDVLGLG; encoded by the coding sequence ATGACCAGCTACCGCATCGGCGTCGCGGGGTGCCGCGGGCGCATGGGCCGCATGATCGCGCAGGCGGTCGCCGAGCATCCCGAGGTCGCGCTCGCCGGCGGCACGGAGCAGGCCGGCAGCGAGGCCGTGGGCGCGGACCTGGGCGAACTGCTGGGCATGGGCCGGCTGAACGCCCCCATCACCGACGACCCGCCGACGCTGTTCGCCAACGCCGACGCCGTCATCGACTTCACGCTGCCCGAATTGACCGCGCGCCACGCCGGGCTGGCGGCGCAGGCGGAGACGGTGCTGGTGATCGGCACCACGGGCCTGGACGCCGAGCAGCAGGCCGCGATCGAGCGCGCGGCCCGGCACACGCGCATCGTCCAGGCGCCCAACATGTCGCTGGGGGTGAACCTGCTGCTCGACCTGGTGAAGCAGGTGGCACAGGCGCTCGACCCCGCCTTCGACATCGAGATCACCGAGATGCACCACCGCCACAAGAAGGACGCGCCCTCGGGCACGGCGCTGGCGCTGGGCCGGGCCGCCGCCGCGGGACGCGGCGTGGACCTGGACGATGTGGCGGACCGCGGGCGCGACGGCCTCACCGGCCCGCGGCGCGAGGGCGACATCGGCTTCGCGGCGCTGCGCGGCGGCGAGGTCGCGGGCGAGCACACCGTCTGCTTCGCCGGGGCCAACGAGCGCATCGAGCTGACCCACAAGGCGGACAGCCGCGGCATCTTCGCCCAAGGCGCCATCACGGCGGCGCAGTGGGCGCGCCGTCAGGACCCGGGGCTGTATGCCATGAAGGACGTGCTCGGCCTGGGCTGA
- a CDS encoding response regulator transcription factor, producing the protein MATTPRTLLLVDPDAGRRSALAATLRLHEEFAVTEAGDLAEAEALAAGHPFDAVLLDAGDAAPADGVAVLRRGGLDAVIVALADVPAPETVEAALDAGALDCVDRAATGVPVLVARLRAHLRAHDRRSDAPVTVGPVQLRPWPRLLVNVETGRRVQLTEKEMGLLRILFRAGQTAVTRRDLLDAVWHAHPAVETHTVETHVYRLRQKLAAAADGRVRIETAGGGYRLAVDSAPVPASAA; encoded by the coding sequence ATGGCGACCACGCCCCGCACGCTGCTGCTCGTCGACCCGGACGCCGGCCGCCGCTCGGCCCTGGCCGCCACGCTGCGCCTGCACGAGGAGTTTGCCGTCACCGAGGCCGGCGACCTCGCCGAGGCCGAGGCCCTGGCGGCCGGGCACCCGTTCGACGCCGTGCTGCTCGACGCCGGGGACGCCGCGCCGGCCGACGGCGTGGCCGTGCTGCGCCGCGGCGGGCTGGACGCCGTGATCGTGGCGCTCGCGGACGTGCCCGCCCCGGAGACGGTCGAAGCGGCGCTGGATGCCGGCGCCCTGGACTGCGTCGACCGCGCGGCAACGGGTGTGCCGGTCCTGGTCGCGCGCCTGCGCGCCCACCTGCGCGCCCACGACCGGCGCAGCGACGCCCCCGTGACCGTGGGCCCGGTGCAGCTGCGGCCCTGGCCGCGCCTGCTGGTGAACGTGGAAACCGGGCGCCGCGTGCAGCTCACGGAAAAGGAGATGGGGCTGCTGCGGATCCTCTTCCGGGCCGGGCAGACGGCCGTGACCCGGCGCGACCTGCTGGACGCGGTGTGGCACGCGCACCCGGCCGTGGAGACGCACACCGTGGAAACGCACGTCTACCGGCTGCGCCAGAAGCTCGCGGCGGCGGCGGACGGTCGCGTGCGCATTGAAACGGCGGGCGGCGGCTACCGCCTGGCGGTCGACTCCGCGCCCGTGCCGGCGTCCGCCGCATGA
- a CDS encoding AsmA family protein, translating to MKRFLILLAIVVVAVIAVLAIAPFVIPVDTYKNQIAKRVEAATGRQLTIAGDIGLSLLPRTQLTVGGVSFANAAWAERDTMAELQSLKVRVNPWSLLQGALDVEQFVLEKPVIHLAVSPEGEPNWAFGEAAPADTGAGGEQAPADEGGAPMGDLSLRDVRLVDGTVTYTDMAAGTTQTLEKVNLALDLKTLDAPFSADGALTWRGEPVELTLETGAPRGLMTGEPTDVALDVDSKHITLAYDGTVTNAQPRKIAGDVDLKIPSVKALAAWTGNPVPAREDALETFRLAGTVDATGQQYAFTAKELRLDAMQGDGSVGVDLSGAKPFLTGNLAFAELDVTPYMPPPTKDGEQQADGADDGGAPADWSDEPIDFSALSTLNADVEVSAEALKARDIQVGRSALALGVRDSRLQLDLKQLELYDGSGSGQVVVNARTDVPSFASSMAMKGVAARPLLKDSAGFDRLEGTGTISYDVQAEGRSQKAMIANLDGKGAIAFENGAIRGINLAQMVRNVKTAFTGGGGTQKTDFAELAGTFTITDGVLKNDDLLLLNPLLRVRGEGTSNILKRTVDYRITPKAVASTKGQGGETDRSGIAVPVVVSGPWHDLSYKPDLESAIKSAVQDPGKVKQQAEETLKRMRSGGGVGEALKGLTGGGDTGGDDTEDGEQQQNGGSSSPADKAKDAIDKLFGN from the coding sequence ATGAAGCGCTTCCTGATCCTGCTGGCGATCGTCGTGGTCGCCGTGATCGCGGTGCTCGCGATCGCCCCCTTCGTCATCCCCGTCGACACCTACAAGAATCAGATCGCCAAGCGCGTCGAGGCTGCGACCGGGCGGCAGCTGACGATCGCCGGGGACATCGGCCTTTCCCTGCTGCCGCGCACGCAGCTGACGGTCGGCGGGGTGAGCTTTGCCAACGCGGCCTGGGCCGAGCGCGACACCATGGCGGAGCTGCAATCGCTCAAGGTGCGGGTGAACCCATGGTCGCTGCTGCAGGGCGCGCTCGACGTCGAGCAGTTCGTGCTGGAGAAGCCGGTGATCCATCTGGCCGTGAGCCCCGAGGGCGAGCCCAACTGGGCCTTCGGCGAGGCCGCGCCCGCCGACACGGGCGCCGGCGGCGAGCAGGCGCCGGCCGACGAGGGCGGCGCGCCCATGGGCGACCTCAGCCTGCGGGACGTGCGCCTCGTCGACGGCACGGTGACCTACACCGACATGGCGGCGGGCACCACGCAGACGCTCGAGAAGGTCAACCTCGCGCTGGACCTGAAGACCCTGGACGCCCCGTTCAGCGCCGACGGCGCGCTCACCTGGCGCGGCGAACCCGTCGAGCTGACGCTGGAAACCGGCGCGCCGCGCGGGCTGATGACCGGCGAGCCGACCGACGTGGCGCTGGACGTGGACTCCAAGCACATCACGCTGGCCTACGACGGCACGGTCACGAACGCGCAACCGCGCAAGATCGCCGGGGACGTCGATCTGAAGATCCCCTCGGTGAAGGCGCTGGCGGCCTGGACGGGCAACCCCGTGCCCGCGCGCGAGGACGCGCTGGAAACCTTCCGCCTCGCCGGCACGGTGGACGCGACGGGCCAGCAGTACGCCTTCACGGCCAAGGAGCTGCGCCTGGACGCGATGCAGGGCGACGGCTCCGTGGGCGTGGACCTCAGCGGCGCCAAGCCCTTCCTGACGGGCAACCTCGCCTTCGCCGAACTGGACGTCACGCCCTACATGCCGCCGCCGACGAAGGACGGCGAGCAGCAGGCCGACGGCGCCGACGACGGCGGCGCGCCGGCCGATTGGTCCGACGAGCCCATCGATTTCTCGGCCCTGTCGACGCTGAACGCCGACGTCGAGGTGAGCGCCGAGGCGCTGAAGGCGCGCGACATCCAGGTCGGCCGCAGCGCGCTGGCGCTGGGCGTGCGCGACAGCCGCCTGCAGCTCGATCTCAAGCAGCTCGAACTCTACGACGGCTCGGGCAGCGGGCAGGTCGTGGTCAACGCGCGCACCGACGTGCCGAGCTTCGCCAGCAGCATGGCGATGAAGGGCGTCGCGGCGCGGCCCCTGCTGAAGGACTCCGCGGGCTTCGACCGCCTGGAGGGCACGGGCACGATCTCCTACGACGTGCAGGCCGAGGGCCGCTCGCAGAAGGCGATGATCGCCAACCTCGACGGCAAGGGCGCGATCGCGTTCGAAAACGGCGCCATCCGGGGCATCAACCTCGCGCAGATGGTGCGCAACGTGAAGACCGCCTTCACCGGCGGCGGGGGAACGCAGAAGACGGACTTCGCCGAGCTGGCCGGCACCTTCACGATCACCGACGGCGTGCTGAAGAACGACGACCTCCTGCTGCTCAACCCGCTGCTGCGGGTGCGCGGCGAGGGCACCTCGAACATCCTCAAGCGCACCGTGGACTACCGCATCACGCCCAAGGCGGTCGCCTCCACGAAAGGCCAGGGCGGCGAGACGGACAGGTCCGGCATCGCCGTGCCCGTCGTCGTCTCCGGCCCCTGGCACGACCTGAGCTACAAGCCGGACCTGGAAAGCGCCATCAAGTCGGCCGTGCAGGACCCCGGCAAGGTCAAGCAGCAGGCCGAAGAGACGCTCAAGCGCATGCGCTCCGGCGGCGGCGTCGGCGAGGCGCTCAAGGGCCTCACCGGCGGCGGGGACACCGGCGGCGACGACACGGAGGACGGGGAGCAGCAGCAGAACGGCGGCTCCAGTTCGCCCGCTGACAAGGCCAAAGACGCCATCGACAAGCTCTTCGGCAACTGA
- a CDS encoding PAS domain-containing protein, whose amino-acid sequence MFTTHPCQAFLDHWSACRTAGCRVAARSRLDPVDMPRLLPQMIVYDVGDTAEDVAFRLVGTGITRRWGFDPTGRACARVLGGEDGRDFAAAILRAARDSAGLRMVRRHERASGAVDEIEVCALPVWHEVRGVAQVMSVSAPVRLDRRHTDAANDPIRRRAPVAQSFFSLDPKPDAAALA is encoded by the coding sequence ATGTTCACCACACATCCGTGCCAAGCGTTTCTGGATCACTGGTCGGCGTGCCGCACCGCGGGCTGCCGCGTGGCCGCCCGCAGCCGGCTGGACCCCGTGGACATGCCGCGGCTGCTGCCGCAGATGATCGTCTACGATGTCGGCGATACGGCCGAGGATGTTGCGTTCCGGCTGGTGGGCACGGGCATCACGCGGCGCTGGGGCTTCGATCCCACGGGGCGCGCGTGCGCCCGCGTGCTCGGCGGGGAGGACGGACGCGACTTCGCCGCGGCGATCCTGCGCGCGGCGCGCGATTCCGCGGGCCTGCGCATGGTCCGGCGCCACGAACGCGCCAGCGGCGCCGTCGACGAGATCGAGGTCTGTGCCCTGCCCGTCTGGCACGAGGTTCGCGGGGTGGCGCAGGTGATGTCCGTCTCCGCGCCCGTCCGCCTGGACCGGCGGCACACGGATGCCGCCAACGACCCCATTCGCCGCCGCGCGCCGGTGGCGCAAAGCTTCTTTTCCCTGGACCCGAAGCCGGACGCTGCCGCCCTCGCGTAA
- a CDS encoding transglycosylase domain-containing protein → MARRRRKQEDRATTGSGPHKRRPLLRLAKWAFVLGVWGLVALAALVAYYAHDLPDVERAMAETREPTVTFRARDGSVLATYGNAYGGRVELDALPPSLPRAVMAVEDRRFYDHHGVDPLGLLRASWVNLRAWDVVQGGSTITQQLAKNLFLSPAQTLKRKVQELILAVWLERTFSKDEILELYLNRVYLGAGVYGVDAAAQRYFGKSARELTLYESAMLAGMLKAPSDLNPRHHPDAAHARTETVLNDMVAAGFISDARAERAARERRRGHAAVSTSGRYFTDWAMKRVRGRIGTPRRDITVHTTLDPDLQRVTQRTLSDTLAEEGRAADAGQGAVVSMTPDGAVRALVGGSGYAETPYNRATQARRQPASTFKPFVYLAAVEDGMTPDTRMVDEPVTVNGWSPENYDDTYRGEVTLREAFARSINSVAAKLIARVGAETVVRAAHRLGITSELQPHPSLALGTSEVSLLHLTGAYAVFANRGRDAQPYGVQRITADDGEVLYEHPDRPGSRLVAEPHVRRMTDLLRADIVWGTGTGADPGRPAGGKTGTSQNARDAWFVGFTAELVTGVWLGNDDGRPMDGVTGSGLPAAIWRQVTRQALRGVPEKPLPGRTPRVADKPEGESTRAETGSGGDGVISRIIDSLDGGSSRARTPQEGPESHELNRGR, encoded by the coding sequence ATGGCGCGCCGCAGGAGGAAGCAAGAGGACCGCGCGACGACCGGGTCCGGCCCGCACAAACGCCGGCCGCTGCTGCGCCTGGCGAAGTGGGCGTTCGTGCTCGGGGTCTGGGGGCTGGTCGCACTGGCCGCGCTGGTCGCCTACTACGCCCACGACCTGCCCGACGTCGAGCGCGCCATGGCGGAGACGCGCGAGCCCACCGTCACCTTCCGCGCGCGCGACGGCAGCGTGCTGGCGACCTACGGCAACGCCTACGGCGGGCGCGTGGAGCTGGACGCCCTGCCGCCAAGCCTGCCGCGCGCCGTCATGGCGGTGGAGGACCGGCGCTTCTACGACCACCACGGCGTCGACCCGCTGGGCCTGCTGCGGGCAAGCTGGGTCAATCTGCGCGCCTGGGACGTCGTCCAGGGCGGCTCCACGATCACGCAGCAGCTCGCCAAGAACCTCTTCCTCTCCCCGGCGCAGACGCTGAAGCGCAAGGTGCAGGAGCTGATCCTGGCGGTCTGGCTGGAGCGCACCTTCTCCAAGGACGAGATCCTGGAACTGTACTTGAACCGCGTGTATCTGGGCGCGGGCGTCTACGGCGTGGACGCGGCGGCGCAGCGCTACTTCGGCAAATCCGCGCGCGAGCTCACCCTCTACGAGTCCGCCATGCTGGCGGGGATGCTCAAGGCGCCCTCGGACCTCAACCCGCGCCACCATCCCGACGCCGCGCACGCGCGCACCGAAACCGTGCTGAACGACATGGTCGCCGCCGGGTTCATTTCCGACGCGCGGGCCGAGCGCGCGGCGCGCGAACGCCGGCGCGGCCACGCCGCGGTCAGCACCAGCGGGCGCTATTTCACCGACTGGGCCATGAAGCGCGTGCGCGGGCGCATCGGCACGCCGCGCCGGGACATCACCGTACACACCACGCTGGACCCGGACCTCCAGCGCGTCACTCAGCGCACGCTCTCGGACACCTTGGCCGAAGAGGGCCGCGCGGCCGACGCGGGCCAGGGCGCGGTGGTCAGCATGACGCCGGACGGGGCCGTGCGCGCGTTGGTGGGCGGCAGCGGCTACGCGGAAACCCCCTACAACCGCGCCACGCAGGCGCGGCGGCAGCCGGCCTCCACCTTCAAGCCCTTCGTCTACCTCGCCGCGGTCGAGGACGGGATGACGCCCGACACGAGGATGGTCGACGAACCCGTCACCGTGAACGGCTGGTCGCCGGAGAACTACGACGACACCTACCGCGGCGAGGTGACGCTGCGCGAAGCCTTCGCGCGCTCCATCAATTCCGTGGCCGCAAAACTGATCGCGCGGGTCGGCGCCGAGACGGTGGTGCGCGCGGCCCACCGCCTGGGCATCACCAGCGAGCTGCAGCCGCATCCGAGCCTCGCGCTCGGCACCTCGGAGGTGTCGCTGCTCCACCTGACCGGTGCCTACGCCGTTTTCGCCAACCGGGGCCGCGACGCACAGCCCTACGGCGTTCAGCGCATCACCGCCGACGACGGCGAGGTGCTCTACGAGCACCCCGACCGCCCGGGAAGCCGCCTCGTGGCCGAACCGCACGTGCGCCGCATGACGGACCTGCTGCGCGCCGACATCGTCTGGGGGACTGGGACGGGCGCCGATCCGGGCCGCCCCGCCGGCGGCAAGACTGGCACGAGCCAGAACGCGCGCGACGCCTGGTTCGTCGGTTTCACCGCGGAACTGGTCACCGGCGTGTGGCTGGGCAACGACGACGGCCGGCCCATGGACGGCGTCACCGGCAGCGGCCTGCCCGCCGCGATCTGGCGCCAGGTGACGCGGCAGGCCCTGCGCGGCGTCCCCGAAAAGCCCCTGCCCGGCCGCACGCCCCGTGTCGCGGACAAGCCCGAGGGCGAGAGCACGCGCGCGGAAACCGGGAGCGGCGGCGACGGTGTGATCTCACGGATCATCGACTCGCTCGACGGCGGCAGCTCCCGGGCGCGGACGCCTCAGGAGGGCCCGGAGTCCCACGAGTTGAACCGGGGACGCTGA